In the genome of Notamacropus eugenii isolate mMacEug1 chromosome 5, mMacEug1.pri_v2, whole genome shotgun sequence, one region contains:
- the HMGB4 gene encoding high mobility group protein B4 yields the protein MGKVQVKPKVNLSSYVHFLLNCRNKHKEQQPNAYINFKEFSKKCSEKWKTISKHEKSKYEAIARLDKARYQKEMKNYVPPVGMKKRKRRKKDPKAPKRPPSSFFLFSREHYTKIKSENPQWSVVEVAKLLGEMWSKKSEQDKQPYEEKAARLRAKYHQELTAYRVNHGQGSSRKKGPGTSGQHQNRKKSKSDKNEGYDESDSEGELD from the coding sequence ATGGGCAAGGTTCAAGTTAAGCCCAAAGTGAATTTGTCTTCATATGTCCACTTTTTATTAAACTGCAGGAACAAGCACAAGGAACAACAGCCGAACGCTTACATCAACTTCAAAGAGTTCTCCAAAAAGTGCtctgaaaaatggaagacaatctCTAAGCATGAAAAGTCCAAGTATGAAGCCATTGCCAGACTAGACAAAGCACGCtaccagaaagaaatgaaaaattatgtTCCCCCAGtgggaatgaagaaaaggaaaagacggAAGAAGGATCCCAAAGCTCCCAAGAGACCACCctcatcttttttcctcttcagtcGGGAACATTACACAAAGATCAAAAGTGAAAATCCACAGTGGTCTGTGGTGGAAGTGGCAAAGCTCCTCGGGGAGATGTGGTCCAAAAAGTCAGAGCAGGACAAGCAACCTTATGAAGAGAAGGCAGCTAGACTGAGAGCCAAGTACCACCAAGAACTCACAGCCTATCGGGTTAATCATGGCCAGGGAAGTTCAAGGAAGAAAGGACCAGGGACCTCTGGCCAGCATCAGAACAGAAAGAAATCCAAGTCAGACAAGAATGAAGGCTATGATGAATCTGATTCAGAAGGCGAGCTGGATTAG